In a single window of the Roseiconus lacunae genome:
- a CDS encoding YkgJ family cysteine cluster protein: protein MNVPTRAIRLKRSQVPDGEILCDHCTAKCCHYFALPIDEPTTRKDFDYIRWYLLHERATVFVEDTSWYLLVHTTCKHLRDDHRCGIYETRPQICRDYTTDECEFDDDWCYDQYFETAEQIDEYADGLYGPQFADPNQVDRQTLRRRRSVGLPVVG, encoded by the coding sequence GTGAATGTGCCAACGCGAGCGATCCGTCTGAAACGCAGCCAAGTACCTGACGGCGAAATCCTGTGCGACCACTGCACCGCGAAATGCTGCCACTATTTTGCGTTGCCGATCGACGAGCCGACGACGCGGAAGGATTTCGATTACATCCGCTGGTACCTGCTACATGAGCGGGCGACGGTTTTTGTGGAGGACACGAGTTGGTACCTGCTGGTCCACACGACCTGCAAACATCTCCGCGATGACCATCGTTGCGGTATCTACGAAACCCGGCCACAAATTTGCCGAGACTACACGACCGACGAATGTGAGTTCGACGACGACTGGTGCTACGACCAATACTTTGAAACGGCCGAACAGATCGACGAATATGCCGACGGATTGTATGGTCCACAGTTCGCCGATCCTAACCAGGTCGATCGTCAAACGCTACGGCGGCGACGTTCCGTTGGCCTGCCCGTCGTCGGCTGA
- the hisS gene encoding histidine--tRNA ligase codes for MIKPRTLNGFRDYLPSVMIPRERLMETARGVFRSFGFAPIDTPTLEYLEILTGKGSDETDRQIYRFEDNGGRAVGMRFDLTVPLARFAAQHINELGTPFKRYHIAPVWRGERPQAGRYREFIQCDFDTIGTTGVMADIETVAVIDRLLSQIGFERFTISINNRGVLTELLRHLEMENKTVELLRALDKLAKIGRDRVAAEMCDTAGVTAAQADKVLALAELNGDAESIFQRLPDLVGPGEAGQAAIERLKDVYQGALAAGVPAERIKIDVSIARGLDYYTGMIFETTLDDLPKIGSVCSGGRYDNLAGLYTKQHLPGIGASLGLDRLLAAMETLDLLGDAKTPADVFIAYFDADRRDDYLALSAALRDRGISNEIYPEPKKLGAQLKYADGRGFKIAIVAGANEWSEDRVQVKTLASKQTQDVNYRHDQSDDLVQALKQILAGEV; via the coding sequence TTGATAAAACCTCGAACCCTGAACGGATTCCGCGATTACTTGCCATCGGTGATGATCCCACGCGAAAGGCTGATGGAAACCGCCCGAGGTGTATTCCGGTCGTTCGGGTTTGCGCCGATCGATACGCCGACACTGGAATACTTAGAAATCTTGACCGGCAAAGGCAGCGACGAAACCGACCGGCAGATTTACCGATTCGAAGACAACGGCGGTCGAGCCGTCGGTATGCGGTTTGACCTGACTGTTCCATTGGCTCGGTTTGCGGCCCAGCATATCAACGAACTCGGCACGCCCTTCAAGCGGTACCACATCGCACCGGTATGGCGAGGTGAACGTCCGCAGGCGGGGCGCTATCGCGAATTCATTCAGTGTGACTTTGACACGATCGGAACCACCGGCGTGATGGCCGACATCGAAACGGTCGCGGTGATTGATCGATTGCTCTCTCAGATCGGCTTCGAACGATTCACCATCAGCATCAACAACCGCGGCGTCCTGACGGAACTGTTGCGGCACTTAGAGATGGAAAACAAAACGGTCGAGTTGCTTCGTGCCCTCGACAAACTGGCCAAGATCGGGCGCGATCGAGTCGCCGCCGAAATGTGTGACACCGCGGGCGTGACTGCAGCCCAAGCCGACAAGGTGTTGGCACTGGCCGAACTTAATGGTGATGCCGAATCGATCTTTCAGCGACTACCCGACTTGGTTGGGCCCGGCGAAGCGGGGCAAGCGGCGATCGAGCGTCTGAAAGACGTTTATCAAGGCGCGTTGGCCGCCGGTGTGCCCGCCGAACGAATCAAGATCGATGTCTCGATCGCACGCGGGCTGGATTATTACACCGGGATGATCTTTGAGACGACCCTGGACGACTTGCCAAAAATCGGCAGCGTTTGCAGTGGGGGACGGTACGACAACCTGGCCGGGCTTTATACCAAGCAACACCTGCCTGGGATCGGTGCGTCGTTGGGGCTCGACCGTTTGCTCGCGGCAATGGAAACGCTCGACTTGCTCGGCGATGCCAAGACACCGGCCGATGTTTTTATCGCTTATTTTGATGCCGACCGGCGCGACGATTACTTGGCTCTGTCGGCGGCGCTCCGCGACCGCGGGATCTCGAACGAGATTTACCCCGAACCGAAGAAGTTAGGTGCGCAGCTGAAGTACGCCGATGGGCGAGGATTTAAAATCGCCATTGTCGCCGGCGCCAATGAATGGTCCGAGGACCGCGTGCAGGTCAAGACGTTGGCGAGCAAGCAGACGCAGGATGTGAATTATCGGCATGACCAGTCCGACGATCTGGTGCAGGCGCTGAAGCAAATCCTTGCGGGCGAGGTATAA
- a CDS encoding NAD(P)-binding domain-containing protein translates to MSDSISTSDKTEVAIVGAGPIGIELGVALKRAGVAAELFDAGPIGQTISWWAPQTRWFSSNERIAIAGVPLLTVDQSKATREEYLTYLRSVVSQFGLSVHPYCPVVDVQRQSGGLGVTTKPGGEVRTWMARAVVLAIGGTDHPRRLGIPGEDLPHVDGYLRETHRYFGRRVLIIGGRNSAIEAALRLHHAGAKVALSYRGETLPEDGIKYWLRPEINGLLKAGRIESLMGTEAVQIKSRSVHLRKIDSGEPIEVAADDVLSLIGYSQDKTLLRSAGVHLIDSVQRPKHNEATMETNVPGLYVAGTAIAGSQTSKYKTFLENCHDHVDKIVSHLTGQSVETSREYESQITAQPES, encoded by the coding sequence ATGAGCGATTCAATCAGCACCAGCGATAAAACCGAGGTAGCGATCGTCGGCGCCGGGCCGATCGGGATCGAATTGGGCGTCGCACTGAAGCGTGCCGGTGTGGCGGCCGAATTGTTCGACGCAGGCCCTATCGGTCAGACCATTTCCTGGTGGGCTCCGCAAACGCGATGGTTCAGCAGCAACGAACGGATCGCGATCGCGGGTGTGCCGCTATTGACCGTCGATCAATCCAAAGCCACACGCGAGGAATACCTCACTTACCTGCGGTCGGTTGTGTCCCAGTTTGGATTGAGTGTGCATCCGTATTGTCCGGTGGTGGACGTCCAGCGGCAATCGGGCGGACTTGGTGTGACGACCAAGCCGGGTGGAGAGGTCCGAACGTGGATGGCTCGCGCAGTTGTACTGGCGATCGGCGGTACCGATCATCCCCGGCGACTGGGAATACCCGGTGAAGACCTGCCGCATGTCGATGGTTACCTTCGTGAGACGCATCGGTATTTTGGACGCCGCGTGTTGATCATCGGAGGACGCAACAGCGCGATCGAAGCGGCATTGCGATTGCACCACGCCGGCGCAAAGGTAGCGCTTAGTTATCGAGGCGAAACGCTTCCCGAAGATGGGATCAAGTACTGGCTCCGCCCGGAGATTAACGGTCTGCTAAAGGCCGGACGGATTGAAAGTTTGATGGGCACCGAAGCTGTCCAGATCAAGTCTCGATCGGTCCATCTGCGGAAGATCGATTCGGGGGAGCCGATCGAAGTTGCTGCCGATGATGTGCTCAGTTTGATCGGTTACTCCCAAGACAAGACACTCCTGAGGTCAGCCGGTGTGCATTTGATCGATTCGGTCCAGCGTCCGAAGCACAACGAAGCGACGATGGAAACGAATGTCCCCGGTTTATACGTTGCCGGAACGGCGATCGCCGGCTCGCAAACCAGTAAGTACAAGACCTTTCTGGAAAACTGCCACGATCACGTCGACAAGATCGTTTCGCATCTAACGGGGCAATCGGTCGAGACGTCGCGGGAGTATGAATCTCAAATCACCGCACAGCCGGAGAGCTAG
- a CDS encoding formyltetrahydrofolate deformylase → MEVVITALGPDNVGLADPIIHYVTGQGANIAEIQMYDHDDQQLFAMLCRISIEESQFPLLKSAMMQIGEHTGLAIRVWSPSQHEVPRLAICCTFVEHTPRAVLQAIKDGKINAIPAVVISNRKKLRFLAEEFGVPFQLIGDASGAADDRAMVDVLDKFDVDYVVLARYMRVLPPSTCWQFAGGRIINLHHGLLPGFPGFRPYHDAYAGRMLSYGATCHFIIPELDAGNQTINQRTFSVDPGTNLEAIIAEGERDNEPACLVEGVRRVVDQEVRLHFHRVIANK, encoded by the coding sequence ATGGAAGTCGTCATCACCGCACTGGGCCCTGACAACGTGGGGTTGGCCGACCCCATCATCCACTATGTGACCGGCCAAGGGGCCAACATCGCCGAAATCCAAATGTATGACCATGACGATCAGCAATTGTTCGCCATGTTGTGCCGGATTTCGATCGAAGAGTCGCAATTTCCGCTGCTAAAGTCGGCGATGATGCAAATCGGCGAGCACACCGGGTTGGCCATACGCGTTTGGAGCCCCAGCCAGCACGAGGTGCCCCGCCTGGCGATCTGCTGCACCTTTGTCGAACATACACCGCGAGCCGTTTTGCAGGCGATCAAGGACGGCAAAATTAACGCGATTCCGGCCGTGGTGATCTCCAATCGAAAGAAATTGCGATTCCTGGCGGAGGAATTTGGCGTTCCCTTCCAATTGATTGGTGACGCCAGCGGGGCCGCCGATGATCGGGCGATGGTCGATGTCCTCGACAAATTCGACGTCGACTACGTCGTGTTGGCCCGTTACATGCGAGTCCTGCCACCGAGCACCTGCTGGCAGTTCGCCGGCGGCCGAATCATCAATTTGCACCACGGATTGCTGCCCGGATTTCCCGGTTTTCGCCCCTACCACGATGCCTACGCCGGCCGGATGCTCAGCTACGGCGCGACATGCCATTTCATCATCCCGGAACTCGATGCCGGCAACCAGACGATCAATCAACGCACCTTCAGCGTCGATCCGGGAACCAACCTGGAGGCGATCATCGCCGAAGGGGAGCGGGACAATGAACCTGCCTGTCTGGTCGAAGGTGTCCGCCGGGTGGTTGACCAAGAAGTCCGCTTGCATTTTCACCGCGTCATCGCGAACAAGTGA
- the nagB gene encoding glucosamine-6-phosphate deaminase, which yields MGFKVNDVVNGIRVIVCEDSDAASRTTADLIADQLRERPQSVLGLATGGTPLKTYENLIELHRDGQISFAEATSFNLDEYVGLSGDHPQSYRSFMNQTLFSKVDIAPERTHVPDGLASDVPAHCTAYEDSIQSHGGIDLQLLGIGHNGHIAFNEPGSSVDSRTRRVDLTDDTIEKNARFFDSPDEVPREAITMGIATILQAKKIVLLAIGSGKTAAIKSMLFGEVTDEVPASFLRQHVGVTVVLDAAAADGLFDSQ from the coding sequence ATGGGCTTCAAAGTGAACGACGTCGTTAACGGAATCAGGGTGATCGTTTGCGAGGATTCCGACGCGGCTTCCCGCACCACTGCCGACTTGATCGCCGACCAACTTCGCGAACGCCCCCAATCAGTGCTTGGGTTGGCGACCGGAGGGACTCCGTTGAAAACGTATGAAAACCTGATTGAGCTCCATCGCGACGGTCAGATTAGCTTTGCCGAAGCGACGTCATTTAACCTGGATGAATACGTTGGCTTATCGGGAGATCATCCGCAAAGCTATCGGTCGTTCATGAACCAAACGTTGTTTTCAAAAGTTGACATCGCCCCTGAGAGGACTCACGTTCCCGACGGGCTTGCGTCGGATGTCCCCGCACACTGCACCGCCTACGAAGACAGTATCCAATCGCACGGCGGGATCGACTTGCAGCTACTGGGGATCGGGCACAACGGGCATATCGCGTTCAACGAACCCGGATCGTCAGTGGACAGTCGGACGCGACGGGTTGATTTGACCGATGACACGATCGAAAAAAATGCTCGCTTCTTTGATTCGCCGGATGAAGTGCCCCGCGAAGCGATCACGATGGGGATCGCGACGATCTTGCAAGCGAAGAAGATCGTCCTGCTGGCAATCGGAAGTGGGAAGACAGCCGCGATCAAGTCAATGCTGTTCGGCGAGGTGACTGACGAGGTTCCGGCGAGTTTTCTAAGGCAGCACGTTGGCGTCACCGTCGTTCTAGACGCCGCGGCAGCCGACGGGCTGTTCGATTCGCAATAA